GGCACAGGCGGCAGATGTTTTGGAAATCGGTGGTGCAGCCATCTTTGAAGGATACAGCACGCTGACTGCGGGCACGATCATCGTGCGCGGGGATCTGAAGCAACGCGTCAGCAGCGCGGCCCTGCAGCCCGCCGGCACCGTGTTCGTGTTGGCAGGCACGCAGACGCAGACCGTGAGCTTCGAGCGGCCCGGCGTGTTGAATCGTTCCTTCCTGCAGGATGTGATCATCAGAAATCCCGCCGGCGTTCGCTTCGCGACCGATGTCTATCTCACCGGCCGCCTGACTGTTGCAGCCGGCAGGGTGATGCAGGAGGCCGGCCAGGGGACATACTATGTCAGTGCGCTGCCAAATCTCGCGGGCGGTGAGTATGCCATCAGCAACAGCTATGTTGCCGGTGCCCTGGCGCTCGATGCCGATCTGAGCCTGCCCGCTGCCGGCAGTCATCTCACGATCCTGCCACGCTGTTCCCTCACTCTCAACGGCCACACCCTGCGGGTCGGCGGCAATTTCACCGTCCGGGTTTTTGAAGAATACAAACATTTGTTCATGACCCAGACGACGGACACGCTGGAGATCAATGGTGATGCGGAGTTTCAAGGGCAAAGTGAGCTGACAGCGGGAGTGATCATCATCAGGGGTGATATTTTACAAAAGGTCAGCAGCAAGTCCTTGCAACCGGCGGGCACGCATTTCTTGCTGGCCGGCCGCGCACCGCAGAGCGTGTTTTTCGAAAAACCCGGAACGGGCAATCGCTCCCACTTCAAAGACCTGACCGTGCGCAATGCCGCTGGGGTCACCTTCGTCTCCGACATCTACATTACCGGCCGGCTGGTGCTGGAGGCGGGTGGCAGCTTGCAGCAAGCCGCCGGCTTCAGCACCAACTACACCGGCGCCCTACCGCGCATCACGGGGGGCACGTATGCCGTTCACAACACCAACATCGCAGGCGCACTGGTCATGGAGCAGGACCTGCTCCTGGCGCTGCCGGTAAACAATGTCACCATTCTGCCGAGGCAATCGCTGACGCTCAACGGCCACACACTGGAGATTGGCGGCAACTTCAAAGCCGGCGTGTTCAGCGCGGAGAAGCATTTGATCATGAGCAATCCCGCGGACCGGCTGATCGTAAATGGCGATGCCACCTTCGAGGGTTTGAATGTGCTGCAGGCCGGTTCCATCGTGCTGCGCGGCAATCTGATGCAGGCAGTCAGCGCCGCCGCGCTTCAACCGGAGGGCACCGTCTTTGTGTTCGATGGCAGCAAGCCGCAAATCATCTCGTTCGAGCGCCCCGGCACCGGCACGCGTTCATATCTGCGCGAGGTGACCATCGCGCGCGGTGCCAGTGTGCGCGCCATCTCCGATGTCTTTATTACCGGCGGGATCAACAACTTCGGAAAGTTCGAAGTGCTTGAGACGCGCTCCCTTTTCCTGGGCGGTGCAGTCGGTGTCAATCATGCGGGCGGCACGCTGGTGGGCAACGGCACGGTGAATACTCCGGCGAAATCGTTCACCAACGAAGGCGTGGTGCGGCCCGGAGCCTCGCCCGGCATCATGCGCATTGCCGGCTCCTACGAACAAAAGCCGGCCGGCAAGTTGCTCATTGAAATTGGCGGTTTGCAGGCCGGCACGCAGTATTCCCGGCTCGTGGTGACACACAACGCGATCTTGGACGGCACGCTGGAGTTGGAACTCACTCCCGCCTACCGCGCGAGTGTGGGAGACAGTTTTCGCGTGATGGAATATGGCTCGGCCAGCGGCCAGTTCAGCCAGGTGATCAGCAACCCGCCCCGGAACATCGAGTTTCACGTGCGCTATCGCCCCACGGGCGTGGATGTCTTTGCGGTCGCGGCGGCCAATCGCGCGCCGCTGGCACGACCGGATTCGATCACCACGCGCATGAACACGCCGGTCACCGTTGCGATTCTGCGCAACGATTTCGATGCCAATGATGATGCCTTGCGCGTGACCGCACTCGATCTCGCCAATACCCTCGGCCAGGCTCGAATCATCGGGGACAGCAGCATCATTTACACGCCCCCGCGGAATTTTCATGGAAGGGATTCCCTGGGTTATACCGTTGAGGACGGCCGCGGCGGCAGCAGCACGGCGCGCGTGTACGTGACCGTAATGGCGGTCAACCGGCAGCCGGTGGTGGCCGGCACCATCCCCAATGTCGCCCTCCAGGAAAACGGTGACGCCACGGTTTTGTTTGACAAACTGCACACCGTGTTTGCCGATCCCGATGGTGATGTGCTCACGCTCAGCGCCAGTGCCGGCCCCGGCCTCACCGTCTGGATCACCGGGGATTCGCTGTGGGGCAAACCGCAACAGGATTTCTCCGGCCCGGTGGAGATCATCGTCACTGCGCGCGACAACTCCAATGCCGTGGCGCTCACGAGTTTCATCGTCAACGTCATCGGCGCCAACAAGCCGCCGGCGGCCTTCAAGCTGTTGCAGCCGCAGGACGGGGCAGTCATCAATCCACTGGCGCCGGTGATGATGCGCTGGCAGCCGGCCGCGGATGCCAACGGTGACTCGCTGGTGTACAGCGTGCGCATCTTCAATGCCGTCACCGATACGACGATTGCCGGCCTCAAAGCGCCCGAACTGCGTTTCAACGGCAGGGATTTTCTGCGCGGGGCCACGACTTATCACTGGCTGGTTTACGCCCGCGATGCGGAATTCACCACAGCCAGTGCGGACACCTTCCGCTTCACTACGGCTGCGGTCACTGCGGTCGAGAATCAAACCGGCCAGACGCCGACAACCTTTGCACTCGAACAGAACTATCCCAATCCCTTTAATCCCAGCACCACGATTGGTTTTGCACTGCCGCAGGCAAATGACATGAGTCTCGCGATTTTCAACAGCAATGGCCAGTTGGTGAAACGGTTGGTGGCGGGCAGGATGCCGGCCGGCCGGCACAGCGTGGTGTGGGACGGCACGAATGATCAGGGCGAGCGGGTGGCGACCGGGATGTACTTGTATGTGATCAAAGCCGGCAGCTTCACCGCGCAGCGCAAGCTCGTGCTGGCAAAGTAAGCGCGCGCCGCGAGGCGCAGTTGTTTCGATCCCTTGGTGACCAGCTCATCCGGAGTGATGGGCTGGTCATTTTGTTTGATGTGGGGCAGCGACGGTGCTCAGGCGTCGCGGGGCAACAGGATCACGAACTCGGCAAAGCGGCCTTCTTCGCTCTCGACGCGAATCTGGCCGCGGTGCTGTTGCACGATGATGTCATAACTGATCGACAAGCCCAATCCCGTGCCCTGCCCGGCCGGCTTGGTGGTGAAGAAAGGCGTGAAGATGCGGTCACGAATCTGCGGCGGGATGCCGTTGCCATTGTCGCGAATGCAGATTTCGACTTGGTCGCGCAGGTTGCGGGTGCGCACCGTCAGCGTGGGTGAGAAGCCCGCGGGGTTCAGTTTTTTCTTCTCATTGGCCGCAAAGCAGGCGTTGTTGATGAGATTAAGAAACACGCGGC
This candidate division KSB1 bacterium DNA region includes the following protein-coding sequences:
- a CDS encoding cadherin-like domain-containing protein, encoding MRQKRLRRYVLHGFLIFLSAAASAQEVKVWTGSVSRAWSDAGNWLPAGQPQAINIVVIKKAANGNHPILDDDASVASLTIDLGASLTVNGHTLTVAGDFKVGTSGIAIDHLIMSHADDEIIVNGNAFFAARTRLEAGRLVLRGNLVQEAVNIALQPAGTVIIFAGAAPQTVHFQRPGTNNQSFLRDVIVRNPAGVTFLSNVHVTGLLQLQEGGRLLQADSVATYFHQQLPLTTAGDYRVRNTLVASPIVMDGDRALPHPENDLTILSRQALALNSHKLLVGGTLTVKAYNDHKHLILAQAADVLEIGGAAIFEGYSTLTAGTIIVRGDLKQRVSSAALQPAGTVFVLAGTQTQTVSFERPGVLNRSFLQDVIIRNPAGVRFATDVYLTGRLTVAAGRVMQEAGQGTYYVSALPNLAGGEYAISNSYVAGALALDADLSLPAAGSHLTILPRCSLTLNGHTLRVGGNFTVRVFEEYKHLFMTQTTDTLEINGDAEFQGQSELTAGVIIIRGDILQKVSSKSLQPAGTHFLLAGRAPQSVFFEKPGTGNRSHFKDLTVRNAAGVTFVSDIYITGRLVLEAGGSLQQAAGFSTNYTGALPRITGGTYAVHNTNIAGALVMEQDLLLALPVNNVTILPRQSLTLNGHTLEIGGNFKAGVFSAEKHLIMSNPADRLIVNGDATFEGLNVLQAGSIVLRGNLMQAVSAAALQPEGTVFVFDGSKPQIISFERPGTGTRSYLREVTIARGASVRAISDVFITGGINNFGKFEVLETRSLFLGGAVGVNHAGGTLVGNGTVNTPAKSFTNEGVVRPGASPGIMRIAGSYEQKPAGKLLIEIGGLQAGTQYSRLVVTHNAILDGTLELELTPAYRASVGDSFRVMEYGSASGQFSQVISNPPRNIEFHVRYRPTGVDVFAVAAANRAPLARPDSITTRMNTPVTVAILRNDFDANDDALRVTALDLANTLGQARIIGDSSIIYTPPRNFHGRDSLGYTVEDGRGGSSTARVYVTVMAVNRQPVVAGTIPNVALQENGDATVLFDKLHTVFADPDGDVLTLSASAGPGLTVWITGDSLWGKPQQDFSGPVEIIVTARDNSNAVALTSFIVNVIGANKPPAAFKLLQPQDGAVINPLAPVMMRWQPAADANGDSLVYSVRIFNAVTDTTIAGLKAPELRFNGRDFLRGATTYHWLVYARDAEFTTASADTFRFTTAAVTAVENQTGQTPTTFALEQNYPNPFNPSTTIGFALPQANDMSLAIFNSNGQLVKRLVAGRMPAGRHSVVWDGTNDQGERVATGMYLYVIKAGSFTAQRKLVLAK